The Lycium barbarum isolate Lr01 chromosome 11, ASM1917538v2, whole genome shotgun sequence genome contains the following window.
AACTCAAGATTGTACATTTTTGCTCATTAATGATCCAGGgagacaatttaaaaaaaaaaaaaaaatggggatcCAAAAATCGAATACGTGTTCACTTCACCCATCCCTCGTAGTTAAAGACATCATTGGATGAAATTAGAGGTGCACCTCTTGACTGGCCCACTTCAGCCTGACACGTGCTCAGTCAAACGTAACAACACAAATCCTTGTTAAAATTGGAGTCTTTGTAATTGTCACATTTTCTAGGTTTGATCGTAAAATATTGTTTTTGACTTTGCTTATAAACTCAAATAAGAATTAGACTGTCTTCGATCAATTCATGTGACATTTTTTTAATAAGTCTAacaaaataatattttaaatttattagTAATAGTTTATTTTTTTGTAAGGTTCCTTATTCTTCAATGTGTACTGCTATACGTTACTTCATTTATTTTGCATCTTGATATTTTGTTGTCTTATATTTCTTGCAATCCTGCGATAATTATGTTTCTTTTGAGCTGAAAATCTATCGAAAACAACATCTCTACCCACTAAGGCAAAGTAAAGTCCACGTACATCCTACCACCCCTAAATCTCACTTATGGCGCTACACTAGGTATGTTATTGTTATTTATAAGAGTTTAATTTTAAAATCacacaatatattttttttaaagttcatGTCCAAATCAACATCTATCACATAAAAGGAGTGAAATAAAATCTATTGGCCTCTTACAATTTGAGTAGAAGAAGAtgtctttttcagatttcttaTGTGATTTTTCagatttattatgtttaaaaaataaaaatctctcGTAAAAAattcataaaactaaaaaaaaatgtggagCAATATTCATTTTCCAATTCCAATATAGTTTTAAAATTGGAGTCTCCCTGGTCACCTTTCTAGGTTTGATCGTGAAATATTATATTTTGACTTTACTTCCTAAAAGTCGAATAAGAAAAGATGCCAACAAAGATcctgtcaaataaaaattaattttccaATTCCAATATGGTTTAAAACCAGTTGTACTCATAGGAATCAACGTCGTACCAAATCTTCTTTCACTGTCACATCAGTTTGGTCTCACCAAATCAAACCTATAATACTTTTCCTTTTCCTCAATTCTAACGAAAACATTTTGTCTCAACTTCCAAAAACCAAAAATCCCTTTTTTTCCATTACTGGTTTCTTGACTTTTTCAATTTTGTTTATACCCTTAAACCCCTAAGTACATTTTGTATCCAATTTCAAGACTCAATTTTTAATCTTATTTTAAGCAGATTTTCGTGGCTTGTTCCATAAAGCAGTAACCTTTATCAAGGGTAAATTTCACGGATAGTcacaaaactctttttttttttttttcaaagttgCTTAACTATGTTTTTTAACACAAAAATTACATAATTATCACGTTTTCACCAAAATCATTCAAATATATTTTCTAACACAAAAATCACATaattgtcactttttttttttatcaaaatcaCTTAACTATATTTTCTAACGCAAAAGTTacataattatcacttttttcaCTAAAGTTACTTAACTATATTTTCTAACACAAAAATCATAAAACTTTCAACTTAATAACACAAAAATCACACCTACAAGAAAAATCCAACTTCCAatagccaatttttttttaattctttttttgtctcaatcttcaaaaaaaaaaaaaaaaatcccctgTTTTACATTAATGGTTTCTTgactttttcaactttttataCACCCTTAAACCCCCTAACAACATTTTGTATCCAATTTCTTTCATTATTTCTTCTTCAAAGACTCAATTTTTATCAATGGCTTGTTCCATAAAGCACTCACCTTTATCAATCACACCTTCAAATTTTATTCCAAAAAGGGGTTATAATAATTCAAATCTTGGATTTTTACAACTCCCATCAATTCCAAAAACAAAGATTAATAAAAAATGGGATAAAAAACCTCTTTACATATCAAGAATTGGTAAGCCATTGATATGCAAAGCATATGAAGCTGCTGATAAATCACAGCCATTGGATGTAAACATTGAGTTACCAAAACAATCAAAGGATGTTGTTAGTGCTCAGAAGGTTAAGATTAGTATATATTTTGCTACATGGTGGGCATTGAATGTTGTTTTCAATATATATAATAAGAAAGTTCTTAATGCTTATCCATTTCCATGGTTAACTTCTACTTTGTCACTTGCTACTGGTTCATTGATTATGTTGATATCATGGGCTACAAGAATTGCTGAATTCCCAAAAACTGATCTTGAGTTTTGGAAGACTCTGTTTCCGGTAAGATTTCTGtgattttttttgttgttatgaTTAGGTGTTAAGAGTTTTATGTGATTTTGGTTTTTATAGGGTTTTTGCTAGGGTGGTTAGGGTTTAAggagttttatgttttatttcaTATGTAAAAAAGGGcggcccggtgcactaagctcccgctatgcgcggggttcggggaagggccggaccataAGTGTCTATTATACGCAGcgttaccttgcatttctgcaagaggttgtttGCACGGCTTGAACCCGTGACCTCGAGGTCACGTGGCAGCAACTATTCTAGTTAAGTCAAGGCCCCCTTCTTTTATTTTCATATGTGTTATCTGTAAATAGACCCTTGTGATCCGGGCCTTCTAGAGTGCcatgcatagcgggagcttaatgCACCTGGCTGCCCTTTCTTTTTTAGCTGCTGTAAAAGTTATGTAGTATTGTTATATACTCCCtcattccaatttatgtgatgatgTTTGACTGAATacggagtttaagaatgaaagaaaTGCTTTTGTTGGGGCTGTTAGGGTTTAAGAAGTTTTCAAAGTTATGATTTTTAGCAGGGGCGAAGCTAGAGTGTTGGCCAAACCTGGTAGCTTTGGTTCAAATTTTGTATTTATGTTcagattattaatttagaactcaGTAGCTTAAAAAGATTAGTATCCGGAATCCTGGCTGCGCCTTTGATTTTTGTATTGTTATATAATCAAACCGCTCTATGACGACATCCCTTCTCTGAATACGAAATGCTTTTTTAGAGAAcgtataatataacataacatgaaaaatcggttccaAAGATAACTtggccgttatagtgaaatgttttTATAGATAGGTCTGATCGAATAGTACTTTAGTAGTTTATGAATATACAGGTCTCGAGTTTCTGGAATGAGAAACTCTTAGTAAAGAGTGTTCCTTCTTTACTGGCGCTAGTGTGCTAATGTGGATAGGATATTGGATACATAAAGCAAAAAAAGAAGTTTATCagtatgtaaattttatttgaaTAAGATTGAGAAATTAACTTTTACCCCGGTTACTTTGCGTTCGGTCATATGAATGGAGAGTACATGGTTTTTTATTTACTTACTTTTCATCATTTTTCAAATAATATTCTTTAATTTTGTGTTATTTTTTGGTGGTGATGTAGGTTGCAGTTGCTCATACAATTGGGCATGTAGCAGCCACAGTTAGTATGTCTAAAGTTGCAGTTTCCTTCACTCATATAATCAAGAGTGGTGAACCGGCTTTTAGCGTATTGGTTTCAAGGTTTTTGCTTGGTGAGACATTTCCGCTTCCGGTATATTTGTCGCTTGTGCCAATCATTGGTGGTTGTGCACTTTCAGCTGCTACTGAGCTCAATTTCAACATGACTGGTGAGAGCAATTATGATTTACATATCATTTAATCGTGCAATTTCGGTTATGTTTGATATTTAGTTTATTGTTATTACAGGTTTTATGGGGGCAATGATATCAAATCTTGCATTTGTGTTCCGGAATATATTCTCAAAGAAAGGAATGAAGGGGAAGTCCGTTAGCGGGATGAACTATTATGCGTGTTTGTCTATTATGTCTCTGTTAATTCTAACGCCTTTTGCAATTGCAATGGAGGGCCCCCAGATGTGGGCATTAGGTTGGCAAAACGCTGTCTCTCAGATAGGACCCAATTTTGTTTGGTAAGAACATAAAACTTCCGCTTCTCATGATGCGTGCTCCCAGTATTTGCAGTTTTTGACGTATTCTTTGCTGTTGTAATGATATTATACATTTATCTCTGGATACATATATTATATCAGTTTGAGGCAGACTACATCTTCGGCAAAGTGACTTGAATCATGGTTGTCTTGTTTGAAGATTTCAGAAAGCTAATCGATGATTTAAATCATGGAGAATTAATCCCATCTTGTCTTGGCTTCCACAGGCATCATCTGTATTAACGGATGGTGTCTTATAGTTTGTTTAGCCAAGCTTCCATCTACTTATTTTGAGAAGTGTTTTTTGTCAGATACACttttagaaaaaatatattttttgaagggtggcagtttgtgtttggctaatcattTTGAAATGTATTTTAGCTTAGAGCAGTACTTTGTGCTTGACCAATGTTCCAAAGTGCTTATGGGGAAAAGCTATTTTCTTTGGCTTCTGAAAAACTTCTTCTTGTTACTTTTCcctaaaagtttggccaaacacctcaactttCTAAAATTAGCACTTTTGACTCTCTAGAAgctttggccaaacaggctactaGTTTCTAGCTATTTCTTGCATATATCTGAATCATTCAATTAACTGTTGCTAACAGCATTGCTTGCTTTTGTGGTTATGTTAAAGTTTCTTCGGTAATCATTTTCACGAATAGGCTAATAACTGTTTTTTCTCTATCGCTTTGATATATGATATCAGGTGGGTGGCTGCGCAAAGCATATTCTATCACTTGTATAACCAGGTGTCTTATATGTCCTTGGATGAGATTTCTCCCCTAACGTTTAGCATAGGAAATACAATGAAGCGGATATCTGTCATAGTTTCCTCTATCATAATCTTCCAAACGCCTGTCCGACCCGTCAATGCACTTGGAGCTGCCATTGCAATCCTGGGAACCTTCATTTATTCACAAGTGAGTTTCTCCTTCACTATCTATTTAGACATTACTTGAAACTTTTGCTGCACCAATAATTCGTATTACTACATGTGGCAATAATTCGTATTACTACATGTGGCCTATATTGTTCTGCTTCCTTCTCGTGTTACTTGCTGTTAATGACAAATCAAGTCTTCAACGGCTAAAATATGGGCGAGTGAGCATTAAGAACGACAAAACAACTGCCTATGTTTTGAATACTCTGGCCGTACATGTTACTGAGATATGCTagccgcaccccccccccccccccccaccgtgctccaatttatgtgaaggtattTGACCGGGTATGGAGTTTAAGAAACAAAGGGAGACTTcatttgaaacttgtggtccaaaataagctatagatatttgtgtgggatataaatcatctcattaagggtaaagtggatattttaaagtcaaattttcacaaaatatagaaatgtgtcattcttttagGACTGATTAAAACAGAAAgaatcatataaattgggacagagggagtatctgGTAGTACAATGGTCATCAGTGTATTTAATTTTTTATCATGCTACATATATTACGTCTGGAGATAAATAAAATCTCAATGATAATTGAGATGACCGTTTCCAAAGCAGGGTTGTCTTGCCACGGTGCTCTAGTATAATTGATTAGGATCTTGATTAGAATATGCTTTCAGTAATCAGACTGTTTTACTTCATACATTTAACGCTTGGTACTGACTCAATTAAGGACTTAATATTGAATAATGATCCGGTACTTCTTTTAGTTACTCTGAGCATTTTATACACCAAAAATGTACTTCCCATTTAAGTTCATGCCCTCATAAAATTTATATCCCTTAAACTGGCGATTTAAGGATGATTTATCTTGAAATAAGCCAAATAACGACCATATTCTGTCTACAACTTAAGCTGTTGGAGCAATCACAATGTCTACTTATAAGTATAGTTTACACAGTACTTTCTTTTTACGTACCTTTCAGTAATTGATTGAAATGTCTTCTTGTACTAATCTTGTGCAATAGTAACAGCATATATTTACATTTTGGAGAGATCCGTATACATACTAATTGCATTCGGAAGATTAAAACAAAATTTGGAAGACAGCCTCTGAAATTATTTGCAATTATAATTGCTGAACACTTTCATTTATGGTTATTCTGCATTTCTGTCGTGAAGAACCCTGCGTTTGACCATTTTCGTTCTGTTTTTTTCTCGAGCAGTCAAAACAATAAGGTAGTCTACTAGAGGGATATCGAGATCCATGGAGGTGACTGGAGGTACAGAGATGTTGTTGCAGCTTTTATTGCTCTTTCTCGCGTTAGCTCAGCGAGGATCGGAGGGTTCATTATCTTTTAATCCAGTTCTTTTATTCTCCTGTTgagtttttctctttttctttgtcCAAAGTGGGATGAGGTAGATATGCAAGTTGTGGGAAAATAATGTGTAGCAAATGACTAGACAGTTGATATTCTTTAGTATAAGTAGAGGCAATATTAAGTTATTTCTGCATCTACACTCTTCTATACTATCCCAACCCAGGGCCTTATACCTGGCTTGAACCCGTCAACCAGTTCGGTTAAATCGGTAACCGGAATCGgtaaaaccggttaaccggttccgggtAACCGTTTAATTATTACCGGTCCAGTTCCGATTTTTTTGAAACcagaaccggttaaaccggtaaaaccggaaccggaccggttaaaccggtgaaataaaaaaaaattatagccgTTGGCCTTGGGCCTTTgtccgttaatggaccgttggcaacggtccatttgcaaaaatggttgttgccaaacggtcataaaattaatttttggccccctaaccccccaaacttttttttaacactttaacccatcccccaccactatataaacccttcttcattttcattttaattcacaccaattcacttttcttctctttctctcaaatctcaatctctcaattatagttactttgcaataattagccacaaagtcttattatagtttcaactttaaATTAtcaattttgcaattataatattgttggtggagttggtgattttgcaacaatccgaagtagctttggtggatttgcaattctatccgccttcactttgttggaaattaatccggcaatttggtaccttcgttccaactctatctttatttttcgcaatttaattctagcaatttatttttcgcaatttaatttacgtaATTTAATTCtggcaatttaatttgttgtaatttattttcttgtgatttatttgattgtgatttaaattaattctatttaataatgtcaaagagattaagacgtggtgccggcagtagtagtcgtattgttaggggtgggcttaatgaggaaacatttgtggaagaaacacctaatttaggtattgatgttggtggaaataattcacttttaggtcatgaggcaatgcaacaacattttaccgacacttttaatgaagatgatgatgatgaaacacaaccccccgaaaaccccataggagatacatgtcctgcacaatcacatacacaagacaaaccgcctagaactcgtaagccaacagctaaagtttggaaatttatgactaagaatagggaaaaccaatcagctacatgtaccctatgtggacaagtatttagttttaagcaaggtactggtaaggatggtggaacgagtacactaaatggtcatatgagaaccaaaacATATgaatgtttggggagagcaaacgggttcaaatgtggggggtattcaaatgacgatagacccacgaaccggtagaaattttaagtatgacaagaaaaagagcgtgtagaaatagctaaaatggtagcttatgattgtttaccattttcctttccctcgggtttggggtttgttacttacaatcaacgttgttataatccgttatttgagggtattcctagaagtacttgtagagtcgatgttatagatttgtttaaaaaatatagattttatttgcgccatgtatttaattctttaaattgtaatatttgtcttaccgctgatttgggtcttagtcttaacaagttagattttcttgctattacatgtcattgggttgatgaaaactgggttatgcaaaaagaattatagcttttttatatgattcaatgtctactattatgagattttttaacatttatagaaaaacactttgtattgttttagataatgcttctaataatacaaaggcgataggtcttataaaaagagaaataaactctccgctaagaaatatttttcatgtaagatgtagttgtcatcttaattgttaaagatagtcttgtgcattttgaagattctgttcaaaaagttagagatgcgatttgcgtttcttttttgtaatgctaataggggaagaattagagattttaagaatgcttgtgtggaaaataaccttagacctaagaaaattcaagtacaaattgagactaggtgaaaCTACACTTaaattatgctacaacaagcatatgagtataggattccatacaacaagttcacaacaaatataatactgatagtgatgattggttaaattattcgcattgggaagatgttaaagaatgtgttgacctcttagaaaaattttataatgcaactcttgctttttctagacaattctatcccacggtaaccggaatttttgcctacttagcggaaatagctagagttttacaagagtataaatataaacccggttatcaagtggctatttttgaaatgataatcaaattttaagaagtattttcttccca
Protein-coding sequences here:
- the LOC132618970 gene encoding glucose-6-phosphate/phosphate translocator 2, chloroplastic-like; translated protein: MACSIKHSPLSITPSNFIPKRGYNNSNLGFLQLPSIPKTKINKKWDKKPLYISRIGKPLICKAYEAADKSQPLDVNIELPKQSKDVVSAQKVKISIYFATWWALNVVFNIYNKKVLNAYPFPWLTSTLSLATGSLIMLISWATRIAEFPKTDLEFWKTLFPVAVAHTIGHVAATVSMSKVAVSFTHIIKSGEPAFSVLVSRFLLGETFPLPVYLSLVPIIGGCALSAATELNFNMTGFMGAMISNLAFVFRNIFSKKGMKGKSVSGMNYYACLSIMSLLILTPFAIAMEGPQMWALGWQNAVSQIGPNFVWWVAAQSIFYHLYNQVSYMSLDEISPLTFSIGNTMKRISVIVSSIIIFQTPVRPVNALGAAIAILGTFIYSQSKQ